From the genome of Myxococcota bacterium, one region includes:
- a CDS encoding glycosyltransferase family A protein, giving the protein MSAFSAEAPAAPLRVDIAIVTRDRPALLAQLLESLDTLILAEPVPEVRIVVVDNAPDATAAEVCREAADRGRFPLLYIHEKRCGIPQARNAALRAGIADADCIAFIDDDELPHEDWLAALLFAQARWDADVVTGPSEPWFENGAPGWIVASGFFEPPAHADGAVLTTAYTNNVLVRTRALANLEPLFDERLALTGSSDSEFFGRVARAGRSIRWCAGARTRERIGPTRARAGWILQRSFRHGNAAGFVGTQCQQPARSRWSVAAQGVWCLVRGSASLAWAALRGRAAWVKPLTLASVGCGLLASSWGVVYEEYRQIHGGDDA; this is encoded by the coding sequence GTGAGCGCGTTCAGCGCAGAGGCCCCGGCTGCGCCCCTGCGGGTCGACATCGCGATCGTCACCCGCGATCGCCCGGCGCTCCTGGCCCAGCTGCTCGAGAGCCTCGACACCCTCATCCTGGCCGAACCCGTCCCGGAAGTGCGTATCGTGGTCGTGGACAACGCGCCGGATGCCACCGCCGCCGAGGTGTGCCGCGAGGCCGCAGACCGCGGGCGCTTCCCGCTCCTCTACATCCACGAGAAGCGCTGCGGGATCCCACAGGCGCGCAACGCAGCGCTGCGGGCGGGGATCGCCGACGCGGATTGCATCGCTTTCATCGATGACGACGAGCTTCCCCACGAAGACTGGCTCGCCGCCCTGCTGTTTGCCCAGGCGCGTTGGGACGCCGACGTCGTGACCGGGCCCTCGGAGCCCTGGTTCGAGAACGGCGCGCCGGGTTGGATCGTGGCCAGCGGCTTCTTCGAGCCTCCCGCACATGCGGACGGTGCGGTGCTGACGACGGCCTACACGAACAACGTGCTCGTTCGTACACGCGCCCTGGCGAACCTCGAGCCGCTCTTCGACGAGCGCCTCGCGCTCACCGGCAGCAGCGACAGCGAATTCTTCGGGCGCGTCGCGCGCGCCGGGCGATCGATTCGCTGGTGCGCAGGGGCCCGCACGCGCGAGCGAATCGGCCCGACGCGTGCCCGCGCGGGTTGGATCCTGCAGCGGAGCTTCCGCCACGGCAATGCGGCGGGCTTCGTCGGAACCCAGTGCCAGCAACCCGCCCGTTCCCGCTGGAGCGTGGCGGCCCAGGGCGTCTGGTGCCTGGTGCGCGGCAGCGCGTCACTCGCCTGGGCCGCGCTCCGCGGGCGCGCCGCCTGGGTGAAGCCACTGACCCTCGCCTCGGTGGGCTGCGGTCTGCTCGCGTCGTCCTGGGGCGTCGTCTACGAGGAGTACCGCCAGATCCACGGCGGCGACGACGCCTAG
- a CDS encoding N-acetylneuraminate synthase family protein has protein sequence MKLAQIGPVALTPERPFVIAEAGVNHEGSLARAIEMVDAAADAGADMIKFQSYKAGRLASVHSPAYWDRTAEPAESQYALFQRYDALDVVDYEKLAERCEARGILFSTTPFDLDFLDALDPLLVCHKVASADITNRPLLERVGAKGKPVLLSTGASTLGEAEAALGWLEAAGAPAVALLHCVLQYPTEPANASLGAIRHLAQVFPDCTIGWSDHVPPEDACLALYLAWLEGAQILEKHFTLDKSLPGNDHYHAMDPDDLRAFRTRCERTALLRGEARKRVLPCEEPARVQARRSLVLNEALTAGDVLRERQLVPKRPGHGISPADLDRVVGRRLAVDRPADHVLSWDDLMPPATPSDLEED, from the coding sequence ATGAAGCTCGCGCAGATCGGCCCGGTCGCGCTCACGCCCGAGCGCCCCTTCGTGATCGCCGAAGCCGGCGTCAACCACGAGGGATCGCTGGCACGGGCGATCGAGATGGTCGACGCCGCCGCCGACGCCGGTGCCGACATGATCAAGTTCCAGAGCTATAAGGCCGGCCGCCTCGCCAGCGTCCACAGTCCGGCCTATTGGGACCGGACCGCAGAGCCCGCCGAGAGCCAGTACGCCCTGTTCCAGCGCTACGACGCGCTCGACGTCGTTGACTACGAGAAGCTCGCCGAACGCTGCGAAGCGCGCGGGATCCTGTTCAGCACGACCCCCTTCGACCTCGACTTCCTCGATGCCCTCGACCCGCTGCTCGTGTGCCACAAGGTGGCGTCGGCGGACATCACCAACCGGCCGCTCCTCGAACGGGTCGGCGCGAAGGGGAAGCCCGTGCTGCTCTCGACCGGCGCATCGACCCTCGGCGAGGCGGAAGCCGCCCTGGGTTGGCTGGAAGCGGCCGGAGCCCCCGCGGTCGCGCTGCTCCACTGCGTCCTGCAGTACCCGACCGAACCGGCGAACGCGTCGCTCGGCGCGATCCGTCACCTCGCCCAGGTGTTCCCCGACTGCACGATCGGCTGGTCCGATCACGTTCCGCCCGAAGACGCCTGCCTCGCGCTGTACCTCGCCTGGCTCGAGGGCGCTCAGATCCTCGAGAAGCACTTCACGTTGGACAAGTCGCTCCCAGGCAACGATCACTACCACGCGATGGATCCCGACGATCTCCGCGCCTTTCGCACGCGCTGTGAGCGCACGGCGCTCTTGCGTGGCGAAGCACGGAAGCGCGTGCTGCCGTGCGAGGAACCGGCCCGCGTCCAGGCGCGCCGCAGCCTGGTGCTGAACGAGGCACTCACCGCCGGGGACGTACTCCGGGAGCGCCAGCTCGTGCCGAAGCGTCCCGGCCACGGCATCTCTCCCGCGGATCTCGATCGCGTGGTGGGGCGACGCCTGGCCGTCGACAGACCTGCCGACCACGTCCTGTCGTGGGACGACCTGATGCCGCCCGCCACTCCATCGGATCTGGAGGAAGACTGA
- the rffA gene encoding dTDP-4-amino-4,6-dideoxygalactose transaminase: protein MTERIPFNKPFIVGKELFYISQAVLEGQLAGNGAFTRRCEAWLERTTGAARVLLTTSCTAALEMAAMLCDVEEGDEVILPSFTFVSTANAFALRGARLRFVDIRPDTLNLDEEQLEAAIGPRTRGIVPVHYAGVGCAMDRILEIADHHDLWVVEDAAQAVNSNYRGRPLGTFGQLGCFSFHETKNFICGEGGALVVNDPAWIERAEILREKGTNRSQFLRGDVDKYSWVDVGSSYVPSELNAAFLYAQLEEAAEITHKRAAIFSRYRVGLAPLEEAGLATLPTVPVDTTCNGHMFYLIAESAVDRNRILHGLEKEGIQAVFHYVPLHSSPMGRAMGYAPDDLPVTEELAARLIRLPCYFELSADEQDRVIEAVLDLVEP, encoded by the coding sequence GTGACCGAGAGGATCCCGTTCAACAAGCCGTTCATCGTGGGGAAGGAGCTCTTCTACATCTCCCAGGCCGTGTTGGAAGGGCAGCTCGCGGGCAACGGGGCCTTCACCCGGCGCTGTGAGGCCTGGCTCGAACGGACGACGGGCGCGGCGCGCGTGCTGCTCACGACCTCGTGCACCGCGGCCCTCGAGATGGCCGCGATGCTCTGCGACGTCGAGGAAGGGGACGAGGTGATCCTCCCGTCCTTCACCTTCGTGTCGACGGCGAACGCGTTTGCGCTGCGGGGGGCGCGGCTGCGTTTCGTCGACATCCGCCCTGACACGCTCAATCTCGATGAGGAGCAGCTCGAAGCGGCGATCGGTCCGCGGACCCGCGGCATCGTGCCGGTGCACTACGCGGGTGTGGGCTGTGCGATGGACCGCATTCTCGAGATCGCCGATCACCACGATCTATGGGTCGTCGAGGACGCGGCACAGGCCGTCAACTCGAACTACCGGGGTCGGCCGCTCGGTACGTTCGGGCAGCTCGGCTGCTTCAGCTTTCACGAGACGAAGAACTTCATCTGCGGCGAGGGTGGGGCGTTGGTGGTGAACGATCCGGCCTGGATCGAACGCGCCGAGATCCTGCGCGAGAAGGGCACCAATCGCAGCCAGTTCCTGCGCGGTGACGTCGACAAGTACTCGTGGGTCGATGTGGGCTCGTCCTACGTGCCGTCCGAACTCAACGCGGCCTTCCTCTACGCCCAGCTCGAGGAGGCCGCCGAGATCACCCACAAGCGGGCCGCGATCTTCTCCCGCTATCGGGTGGGGCTGGCGCCGCTCGAGGAAGCGGGTCTGGCGACCCTGCCGACGGTGCCCGTCGACACCACCTGCAACGGGCACATGTTCTACCTGATCGCGGAATCGGCGGTCGATCGGAACCGGATCCTGCACGGGCTCGAGAAGGAAGGAATCCAAGCCGTCTTCCACTACGTACCGCTCCACAGCTCGCCCATGGGGCGGGCGATGGGCTACGCGCCCGACGACCTCCCGGTGACCGAGGAGCTGGCGGCTCGGCTGATCCGGTTGCCCTGCTACTTCGAGCTCTCCGCGGACGAGCAAGATCGGGTCATCGAGGCCGTCCTGGATCTCGTCGAGCCCTGA
- a CDS encoding DUF6044 family protein yields MPLWACGAVGFLGVALYVAPWVAMGEDGFVRIHDHLDSTLVAWKVLAESGRIFAPNEAVVPNLLGGLPRAVLPSEWNLQLWLYVVFDPYTASWVNQLLLRGIAWVGMFLLLRDEVFRGEERCLEWSALVALVWAWLPFWPSGGAAIAGQPWAAHALLALRRGGGHWRDWAVLVALPFYGFLIFATAFFIAVFAAFGARDVWRERRLRTPFWGGLVVFAVLHLIVDYRLVVEALSGASFVSHRTEFDPRLLPFRWALGKGWDAFWEGPTHALPVAWPVMGTTLLLALALPGGRRATRRALAGVLAGIGAIVLLYVLYRWSGFGPVRTLLSFGVGFTADRFYTLLPLLWTVGFGLALAGIADRARSPEQRDLWVRTLIGAQLLATVFASDALRVFAERGISYRAFYAESQFSAIRDAIGRTAGSYRVVSLGLHPTIAAYNGFHTADGYVPNYALEQKHALRRVMAAELEAAPRIARYFDGWGSRAYVFSRELGLDYFHTADREGRVEALRLDPAALQALGADYVLSAVEIDPVAAQASGLRWRGAFEDPDSAWRLQLYEGRWRTTAEP; encoded by the coding sequence ATGCCGCTGTGGGCGTGTGGCGCCGTGGGGTTCCTGGGCGTCGCTCTTTACGTCGCGCCGTGGGTCGCGATGGGCGAGGACGGGTTCGTCCGCATCCACGATCACCTGGACTCGACGCTGGTCGCGTGGAAGGTGCTCGCCGAGAGCGGGCGGATCTTCGCGCCCAACGAGGCCGTCGTTCCGAACCTGCTCGGCGGGCTCCCCAGGGCCGTGCTTCCCTCGGAGTGGAACCTTCAGCTCTGGCTCTACGTGGTCTTCGATCCGTACACCGCCAGCTGGGTCAACCAGCTCTTGCTGCGGGGGATTGCCTGGGTCGGCATGTTCCTGCTCCTGCGGGACGAGGTCTTCCGCGGCGAGGAGCGCTGCCTCGAGTGGAGCGCGCTCGTCGCGCTGGTCTGGGCCTGGCTCCCGTTCTGGCCGTCGGGCGGCGCCGCGATCGCGGGGCAACCCTGGGCGGCGCACGCCCTGCTCGCGCTGCGTCGCGGCGGCGGCCACTGGCGAGACTGGGCGGTGCTCGTCGCCCTCCCGTTCTACGGCTTCCTGATCTTTGCCACGGCGTTCTTCATCGCTGTATTCGCGGCGTTCGGTGCGCGCGACGTGTGGCGCGAGCGCCGGCTGCGCACGCCGTTCTGGGGCGGCCTGGTGGTCTTCGCGGTCTTGCATCTGATCGTGGACTACCGCCTCGTCGTCGAGGCGCTGAGCGGCGCTTCCTTCGTCTCTCATCGCACCGAGTTCGACCCCCGTCTGCTGCCCTTCCGCTGGGCCCTCGGCAAGGGCTGGGACGCATTCTGGGAGGGTCCGACCCACGCGCTGCCCGTCGCCTGGCCGGTCATGGGGACCACGCTGCTACTGGCCCTCGCCCTGCCGGGAGGTCGTCGCGCGACGCGTCGCGCGCTCGCCGGCGTGCTCGCCGGAATCGGCGCGATCGTGCTGCTCTACGTGCTGTACCGGTGGAGCGGGTTCGGGCCGGTCCGTACGCTGCTCTCCTTCGGCGTCGGGTTCACGGCGGATCGTTTCTACACGCTCCTGCCGCTGCTGTGGACCGTGGGCTTCGGGCTGGCGCTCGCGGGGATCGCCGATCGCGCACGATCCCCGGAACAGCGCGACCTCTGGGTCCGTACGCTGATCGGCGCCCAGCTGTTGGCGACGGTCTTCGCGAGCGATGCACTCCGGGTGTTCGCGGAGCGTGGGATCTCGTATCGCGCGTTCTATGCCGAGAGCCAGTTCTCGGCGATTCGCGACGCGATCGGGCGGACCGCAGGCAGCTATCGGGTGGTGAGTCTCGGACTGCACCCGACGATCGCGGCCTACAACGGCTTTCACACGGCCGACGGCTACGTCCCGAACTACGCACTGGAACAGAAGCACGCGCTGCGGCGGGTCATGGCCGCGGAGCTCGAGGCGGCGCCGCGGATCGCCCGCTACTTCGATGGCTGGGGGAGCCGCGCCTACGTCTTCTCCCGCGAGCTCGGCCTCGACTATTTCCACACCGCAGACCGCGAAGGGAGGGTCGAGGCTCTCCGGCTCGATCCCGCTGCGTTGCAGGCGCTCGGCGCCGACTACGTGCTCTCGGCCGTGGAGATCGATCCGGTGGCAGCCCAGGCCAGTGGACTGCGCTGGCGCGGCGCGTTCGAGGATCCCGATTCGGCCTGGCGACTCCAGCTCTACGAAGGCCGCTGGCGGACGACGGCCGAGCCCTAG
- a CDS encoding formyltransferase family protein — MTIRRLLCCFGGARGETVFDALLERFPRLPLALSVSKHDPSAAALRDRAAKADVPVLVWRDVIAGPDALDAHQVDAMAMVGWRYLVPPWLLDALPRRVLVAHDSLLPKYRGFAPLATALIQGDPEVGVTVFLAEPEVDTGDVIAQHRTRVGAHHAIGDLMTRVIPLYVEGVCEGVRGLVAGNLVATPQDDSQATYSLWRDEEDYFLDWTESAERLERTVRALGPPLGGARARVAGQVVQIEAVTVEPDLPFEVRQVGKVWRIAEGGEPVVVCGTGLLRITRLTGPEGSLLPWKTLRVRFS, encoded by the coding sequence GTGACGATCCGTCGCCTGCTCTGCTGTTTCGGGGGCGCGCGCGGGGAGACGGTGTTCGATGCGCTGCTCGAGCGCTTCCCGCGCCTCCCGCTGGCGCTCAGCGTCTCGAAGCACGACCCGTCGGCCGCCGCGCTGCGCGATCGGGCGGCGAAGGCCGACGTGCCGGTGCTGGTGTGGCGGGACGTGATCGCGGGACCGGACGCGCTGGACGCGCATCAGGTCGACGCGATGGCGATGGTCGGATGGCGCTACCTGGTGCCGCCGTGGTTGCTCGACGCCCTGCCGCGACGGGTGCTCGTCGCCCACGATTCGCTCCTTCCGAAGTATCGGGGCTTCGCACCGCTGGCGACCGCGCTGATCCAGGGCGATCCGGAGGTCGGGGTCACCGTGTTCCTGGCCGAACCCGAGGTCGATACCGGTGACGTCATCGCGCAGCACCGGACTCGGGTGGGCGCGCACCACGCGATCGGCGACCTGATGACGCGGGTGATCCCGCTCTACGTCGAGGGCGTTTGCGAAGGTGTCCGGGGGCTCGTCGCGGGGAACCTGGTTGCGACACCCCAGGACGACTCCCAGGCGACCTACAGCCTGTGGCGAGACGAAGAAGACTATTTCCTCGACTGGACCGAATCCGCCGAGCGCCTCGAGCGCACGGTCCGCGCGCTGGGGCCACCCCTCGGTGGTGCGCGCGCCCGCGTCGCGGGCCAGGTCGTCCAGATCGAGGCCGTGACGGTGGAGCCGGATCTGCCCTTCGAGGTGCGCCAGGTCGGGAAGGTCTGGCGGATCGCCGAGGGCGGTGAGCCCGTCGTGGTCTGCGGCACCGGGCTCCTGCGCATCACCCGGCTGACCGGCCCGGAGGGCAGCCTGCTGCCGTGGAAGACGCTGCGCGTGAGGTTTTCGTGA
- a CDS encoding NTP transferase domain-containing protein — protein sequence MSGATVAIVPVRGGSVGIPRKNARLLCGKPLLAYCLEAARAARSIDALYVSTDDPELAEIARRFGAEVLERPAALAGPDSTLDEVIVDAVPRIEASGTPVGHVVTLQATSPLLRPATIDRAVAACREQALDTVLSVVDARHLHWTQTQNGDFSPLYAARVNRQQLPAQFRETGGVVVCRREILDTGSRFGTRVSAVELGATESLDIDDRFDWWLAEKSLQRRRIAFRVVGNRETGLGHAYRALTLADRLIDHELHFFVRPDHGLAAQRIETRRHPVHVVGQSEELEALRACAPDLIVNDVLDTTKREMEAFRSLGAAVVNFEDLGPGAALADAVVNALYDVPGGGFDGNVHQGVSHCVLRDEFYSVEPIAVREDVREVLVLFGGTDPNDLTARCLPWIDALPGDWRLTVVSGFGYPRPEALRAIAADLRHDTEVVVDTPIVSRYMARADIAITSAGRTVFELASLGVPMLVIPQNARECQHRFALESPGVVSLPPAHDLDPLEFSGALHELLSDHALRQQLHTALLAADIRGGIDRTLDVLEGALRVAPKPRERQEPV from the coding sequence ATGAGCGGAGCGACGGTCGCGATCGTGCCGGTTCGGGGTGGCTCCGTGGGAATCCCCCGCAAGAACGCCCGCCTCCTGTGTGGGAAGCCTCTGCTTGCCTACTGCCTCGAGGCAGCGCGCGCCGCGCGATCGATCGACGCCCTCTACGTCTCCACGGACGACCCCGAGCTCGCCGAGATCGCCCGGCGCTTCGGAGCCGAGGTGCTGGAACGACCCGCCGCGCTGGCGGGCCCGGACTCCACTCTCGACGAGGTGATCGTGGATGCAGTGCCGCGCATCGAAGCGTCCGGCACGCCGGTCGGCCATGTCGTCACGCTGCAGGCGACCTCCCCTCTGCTGCGCCCCGCCACGATCGACCGCGCGGTCGCGGCGTGTCGCGAGCAGGCCCTCGACACCGTGCTCAGCGTGGTCGATGCCCGGCACCTCCACTGGACCCAGACCCAGAACGGCGACTTCTCTCCCCTCTACGCGGCGCGGGTCAACCGACAGCAGCTCCCGGCTCAGTTCCGCGAGACCGGTGGTGTCGTCGTGTGCCGCCGCGAGATCCTCGACACCGGCAGCCGCTTCGGCACGCGCGTCTCGGCAGTCGAGCTGGGCGCCACCGAGTCCCTCGACATCGACGATCGCTTCGACTGGTGGCTGGCCGAGAAGTCCCTACAGCGTCGTCGGATCGCCTTCCGGGTGGTCGGCAACCGCGAGACGGGGCTCGGCCACGCCTACCGCGCCCTCACCCTCGCCGATCGCCTGATCGATCACGAGCTCCACTTCTTCGTGCGACCCGACCACGGTCTGGCCGCCCAGCGGATCGAGACGCGGCGGCACCCCGTCCACGTCGTCGGTCAGTCGGAAGAACTCGAGGCGCTGCGCGCCTGCGCGCCCGATCTGATCGTGAACGACGTCCTCGACACCACCAAGCGCGAGATGGAAGCGTTCCGCAGCCTCGGGGCGGCGGTGGTGAACTTCGAGGACCTCGGGCCGGGCGCGGCGTTGGCCGACGCCGTGGTGAACGCCCTGTACGACGTCCCCGGCGGCGGTTTCGATGGGAACGTCCATCAAGGCGTCTCCCACTGCGTGCTGCGCGACGAGTTCTACAGCGTCGAACCGATCGCCGTGCGCGAAGACGTCCGCGAAGTGCTGGTGCTCTTCGGCGGCACCGATCCGAACGACCTGACGGCGCGCTGCCTGCCGTGGATCGACGCCCTCCCCGGCGACTGGCGCCTCACCGTGGTCTCTGGTTTCGGTTATCCGCGACCGGAAGCGCTCCGGGCCATCGCGGCAGACCTGCGCCACGACACGGAAGTCGTGGTCGATACGCCGATCGTGAGCCGCTACATGGCGCGTGCCGACATCGCGATCACCAGCGCGGGCCGCACGGTCTTCGAACTCGCGAGTCTCGGCGTGCCGATGCTCGTGATCCCGCAGAATGCCCGCGAGTGCCAGCATCGCTTCGCGCTCGAGTCGCCCGGCGTCGTCTCGCTGCCCCCGGCGCACGACCTCGACCCGCTGGAATTCAGCGGTGCGCTCCACGAGCTCCTCTCCGACCACGCCCTGCGGCAGCAGCTCCACACGGCGCTGCTCGCAGCCGACATCCGCGGGGGCATCGATCGCACCCTCGACGTACTCGAAGGCGCGCTGCGCGTCGCTCCCAAGCCCCGCGAAAGGCAGGAACCCGTATGA
- a CDS encoding glycosyltransferase — protein MRREDLTAKLSGFDGKADVHDWTWHGWHPWPLLRTRLLLALHGEPAVPAEKPKFGARARAALDWRRRQRHRRSRYARQKRGPEAKADVVFLSNANRSERLGTTDYNTVVDPWNEALTAGGHVVSVWNLGDPVARPLPGHVTIQAALDEIRRQPEPPVEPAPAWFLGLADFVADELDSELSWREVWRDLCLVEAYAQRFGEWLAAAQPRSLVVDCWYLCEMLGATLAAHRQGIPVIDLQHGIQGHAHPAYAGWNRPPEGGYETFPDRFWVWGDWDAQSLRDHNPGAFTENDVRVVGNPWIADWSTLVPRRGGEEAREATPPPGISRTVLVTLQKGVPFRDSLVELVRASPTDWHWWIRLHRNMRERAPQLEQELRSATGRPVEVERATELPLYALLRNSSWHVTAFSTCALEAMAFGVPTLLTDASGSHAYAEFVAQGAMHAPEDLEARVALLARDPERFAETCRRGARRVFAGPDWRALSEVLAPAADRPPATKDASS, from the coding sequence ATGCGCCGTGAGGATCTCACTGCGAAGCTCTCGGGCTTCGACGGGAAGGCCGACGTCCACGATTGGACCTGGCATGGATGGCACCCGTGGCCGCTGTTGCGCACCCGCCTGCTGCTCGCTCTGCATGGCGAGCCGGCGGTGCCCGCCGAGAAGCCGAAGTTCGGGGCCCGTGCGCGGGCCGCGCTCGATTGGCGCCGACGTCAGCGCCATCGTCGGTCGCGCTACGCGCGTCAGAAGCGGGGTCCCGAGGCGAAAGCCGACGTCGTATTCCTGAGCAACGCGAATCGTTCGGAGCGCCTGGGCACCACCGACTACAACACGGTGGTCGACCCCTGGAACGAGGCGCTCACCGCGGGCGGACACGTCGTCAGTGTCTGGAATCTCGGGGACCCGGTGGCGCGGCCCCTGCCCGGCCACGTCACGATCCAGGCCGCGCTCGACGAGATCCGCCGCCAGCCCGAGCCGCCGGTCGAGCCGGCGCCTGCCTGGTTCCTGGGACTCGCTGACTTCGTGGCCGACGAGCTCGATTCCGAGCTCAGCTGGCGTGAGGTCTGGCGCGACCTGTGTCTGGTCGAAGCCTACGCCCAGCGCTTCGGCGAATGGCTCGCCGCAGCCCAGCCTCGCTCGCTGGTGGTCGACTGCTGGTACCTGTGCGAGATGCTCGGGGCCACCCTCGCCGCCCATCGACAGGGCATTCCGGTCATCGATCTGCAGCACGGCATCCAGGGGCACGCCCACCCGGCCTACGCCGGCTGGAACCGTCCCCCGGAAGGCGGCTACGAGACCTTCCCGGATCGCTTCTGGGTGTGGGGCGACTGGGATGCCCAGTCGCTGCGCGACCACAACCCGGGCGCCTTCACCGAGAACGACGTGCGTGTCGTCGGCAACCCGTGGATCGCCGACTGGAGCACCCTCGTCCCGCGTCGCGGTGGCGAGGAAGCGCGAGAGGCCACTCCGCCCCCGGGTATCTCGCGCACCGTGCTCGTGACGCTGCAAAAAGGTGTGCCGTTCCGGGATTCCCTGGTCGAACTCGTACGCGCCTCGCCGACCGACTGGCACTGGTGGATCCGACTGCACCGCAACATGCGCGAACGCGCCCCCCAGCTCGAGCAGGAACTACGCAGCGCGACGGGCCGCCCGGTCGAAGTCGAGCGAGCCACCGAGCTTCCGCTCTACGCCCTCCTGCGCAACAGCTCCTGGCACGTCACGGCGTTCTCCACCTGCGCCCTCGAAGCCATGGCGTTCGGCGTACCGACCCTGCTCACCGATGCCAGCGGAAGCCATGCCTACGCGGAGTTCGTGGCCCAGGGCGCGATGCACGCTCCAGAGGACCTCGAAGCCCGCGTGGCGCTGTTGGCGCGCGACCCGGAACGCTTCGCCGAGACCTGCCGGCGCGGTGCGCGACGGGTGTTCGCGGGCCCCGACTGGCGCGCACTCTCCGAGGTGCTGGCGCCCGCCGCGGATCGACCGCCGGCGACGAAGGACGCGTCGTCGTGA
- a CDS encoding lipopolysaccharide biosynthesis protein — protein sequence MHERDRESQAGATGTVPSVPSATVQSDAIDPFSPRSDLHFRQTSVRGGSHTMLAQGVKYGVDVVAIMVFARLLQPEDFGLIAMVTAVVGFLAIFKDAGLTFATVQREEIHEAQVSGLFWINVSVGVLLAGGAAAVSPRVAGFFGDPRLVGLTWALAGSLALAGLEAQHAALLRRQMRFGTVATIQTVSQLVGTAAGLGAAFAGLGVWSLVVRTLATAALSWIATWIALPWRPLAPWHARDVGPLLRFGGWVSAFGAFNHVGRNLDNVLIGRFFGGAALGLYTKAYALLLLPVQMINTPVSAVAIPALSRLRANPEHALRYYYRALAMVASLAMPVVTFLAAVSDSFVLTLLGPQWSDAAGLFRILAIPAFIGTLNVATGWVFLSEGRVRQQFVAGVANTLVGSAAIVIGLQWGVVGVAWALAISALIRRPPTIWYCYRGTPYRVSGLLTAVWRPACAAGVSGALAAIAHALLAAELPAPVVLVIAGPLFALSYLAALYTLPGGRAWVGDWLGNLRWLRSSPAQVAA from the coding sequence ATGCACGAGCGAGATCGGGAGTCCCAGGCAGGGGCCACCGGGACGGTCCCGTCCGTCCCGAGCGCAACCGTGCAGTCGGACGCGATCGACCCGTTCTCGCCCCGCTCCGACCTCCACTTCCGCCAGACGTCGGTCCGAGGCGGCTCTCACACCATGCTCGCCCAAGGGGTGAAGTACGGCGTGGACGTCGTCGCGATCATGGTTTTCGCGCGGCTGCTCCAGCCCGAGGATTTCGGCCTGATCGCCATGGTCACGGCCGTGGTGGGCTTCCTCGCGATCTTCAAGGACGCGGGCCTCACCTTCGCCACCGTGCAGCGCGAAGAGATCCACGAGGCCCAGGTCAGCGGCCTTTTCTGGATCAACGTGAGCGTCGGTGTGTTGCTCGCGGGCGGCGCCGCAGCCGTGAGCCCCAGGGTCGCGGGGTTCTTCGGCGACCCGCGGCTGGTGGGGCTCACCTGGGCGTTGGCCGGATCCCTGGCCCTCGCCGGGCTCGAGGCCCAGCACGCGGCCCTCCTCCGGCGCCAGATGCGCTTCGGTACGGTCGCGACGATCCAGACGGTGTCTCAGCTGGTCGGTACGGCCGCCGGGCTCGGCGCCGCCTTCGCCGGTCTGGGCGTCTGGTCCCTGGTGGTGCGCACGCTCGCGACCGCGGCCCTCTCCTGGATCGCCACCTGGATCGCGTTGCCCTGGCGACCGCTCGCGCCGTGGCACGCGCGAGACGTCGGCCCCCTTCTCCGGTTCGGCGGTTGGGTCAGTGCCTTCGGTGCCTTCAACCACGTCGGGCGCAACCTGGACAACGTCCTGATCGGCCGGTTCTTCGGCGGCGCCGCACTCGGGCTCTACACGAAGGCCTACGCGTTGTTGCTCCTACCCGTCCAGATGATCAACACGCCGGTGAGCGCCGTCGCGATCCCCGCGCTTTCCCGACTGCGCGCGAATCCGGAGCACGCCCTCCGCTACTACTACCGCGCGCTCGCGATGGTCGCGTCGCTTGCGATGCCGGTCGTCACTTTTCTGGCGGCCGTGTCCGACAGTTTCGTGTTGACGCTGCTCGGCCCCCAATGGAGCGACGCCGCCGGACTCTTCCGCATCCTCGCGATCCCGGCGTTCATCGGCACCCTCAACGTCGCGACCGGCTGGGTGTTCTTGTCCGAGGGCCGGGTCCGCCAACAGTTCGTGGCGGGCGTGGCCAACACGCTCGTCGGCAGCGCCGCGATCGTGATCGGTCTCCAGTGGGGCGTCGTCGGCGTCGCCTGGGCCCTCGCGATCAGCGCTCTGATCCGCCGTCCGCCCACCATCTGGTACTGCTACCGCGGGACGCCGTACCGCGTGTCGGGTCTCCTCACCGCCGTGTGGCGACCCGCCTGCGCCGCGGGAGTTTCAGGCGCGCTGGCCGCGATCGCGCATGCACTCCTGGCTGCCGAACTGCCCGCCCCGGTCGTGCTCGTCATCGCGGGACCACTGTTCGCGCTCAGCTATCTCGCCGCGCTCTACACGCTGCCCGGTGGGCGCGCCTGGGTGGGGGACTGGCTCGGCAACTTGCGCTGGTTGCGTTCCTCACCCGCACAGGTGGCCGCATGA